AGTGCGGCATGCCCGGAATCAGGCCCATCAGCACGAGAATGCAGCCGGTGATCATCAGCACCCGCGGGTTCGTGAACAGCTGCCCGGTCAGCTGCGTGCCGATGTCTTCGTTGGTCGCGACGCGCGACACGATCACGCCGGCCGCCGTCGAGATCACCAGCGACGGAATCTGCGCGACGAGGCCGTCGCCGATCGTCAGCAGCGTGTAGTTCTTGCCCGCCGCTGCAAAACTCATGTCGTGCTGGACCATCCCGACGATCAGCCCGCCGATGATGTTGATCACCATGATCAGCAGACCGGCGATGGCATCGCCGCGCACGAACTTGCTGGCGCCGTCCATCGAGCCGTAGAACTCGGCTTCCTGCGAGACTTCCGCGCGACGCTTGCGGGCCTGCTCTTCGTTGATGAGACCCGCGTTCAGATCGGCGTCGATCGCCATCTGCTTGCCGGGCATCGCGTCGAGCGTAAAGCGCGCGGACACTTCGGCAATGCGCCCCGCGCCCTTCGTGATCACCATGAAGTTGATGACCATCAGGATGATGAAGACGACGATACCGACCGCGAAATTGCCGCCCACGAGGAAGTGGCCGAACGACTCGATCACCTGACCGGCCGCGTCGGGACCGGTATGGCCTTCGAGCAGCACAACCCGCGTCGACGCGACGTTCAGCGACAGCCGCAGCAGCGTCGAGAACAGCAGCACGCTCGGAAACGCGGCGAAGTCGAGCGGCTTCATCGTGTACATGCTGACGAGCAGCACCATCACCGACAGCGCGATGTTGAACGTGAACAGCAGATCCAGCAGGAACGGCGGCAACGGCAGAATCATCATGCCGAGGATCATGCAGATCAGCACCGGCCCGGCGAGGGCGCGCAGGTTGGTGCTGCTCAGCGCATCCGGCCGTCGGGCGAGGAAACCGGCGCGAACGTTCATGCGGAGGCTCCGTTATCGTCGTTGCTCGTGTTGGTGTTGGCGTTGGCGGCGGCCGGGTTCAGCGTGTCGGCCGCTTCGTCCGCGGCGTCCTCGTCCGACACGCTGCCCTTGTCGAGTTCGGGCGGCACATCCAGTTCGGTCGGCGCGACCGGCACGTCGCCGCCTTCGGCCTTGAAGCGGCGCAGCTGATAGACCCACGCGAGCACTTCCGCGACCGCGCCATATAGCGGCCCCGGAATCTCGCGATTGAGATCGACGTTGTGATAGAGCGCCCGCGCGAGCGGCGGGGCTTCGAGCAGCGGCACGTTGTTTTCGGCGGCGATCTCGCGAATCCGCGCGGCCACGAGGTTCACGCCCTTCGCGACCACCTTCGGCGCGCGCATCTCGCCGTCCGTGTATTGCAGCGCGACCGCGAAGTGCGTCGGGTTCGTCACGACCACGTCGGCCTTCGGCACCTGGGCCATCATGCGGCGCCGCGCGATCGCGCGCTGCTGCTGGCGAATCTTGCCCTTGATGTGCGGATCGCCTTCGCTCTCGCGATGCTCACGCTTGACTTCTTCCTTCGTCATGCGCAGCTTCTTGCTGAACGTCCACAGCTGGTACGGCACGTCGAGCGCGGCCACCGCGAACATGCCGGCCACCGTCATGCCGCAGCACACCGCGATCAGGTGTACGGAGTTGGCGAGTGCGAGGTTGAGCGGCTGCGTCGCGAGCGCGAGGAATTGCTCATGGCGATTCCAGATCGCCGTGCCGCCGATCAGTCCCACGACCAGCGTCTTCGCGAGCGACATGCCGAGCTGGATCGGCCCGTTGATCGAAAACATCCGGCCGAGACCCTCGATCGGGTTGAGCCGGCTGAACTTGGGCTCGAACCCTTTCGCCGACAGCTGCCAGCCGCCCAGCGCCATCGGCGCGAGCAGCGCGGCAAGTCCGGTGAAGCCGAGGATCGGCATGAGCGCGTAGAGTCCTTCGCGGCCCGCGGCGCCCGCACCGATCAGCATGCGGTTGGTGTCGAACGCGCCGGCGTGGTTGAACGTCAGCGACGCACGCAGCATGTTCTGCAAATGCTCGCCGATGCTGCCCGACATGCCCCACACGCCGTAGAACCCGGCCGCGAGCAGCGCGAAGGTCGACAGCTCCCGCGAACGCGCGATCTGCCCCTCCTCGCGCGCCTTCTGCAGGCGCCGAGGGGTGGCGGATTCGGTTTTTTCGAGGTCGCTGTCCTCTGCCACGAAGCTCTCCAGTCGGCCGAGGCACGGCGCCTCTTTCCAGTGAGAGCGATTATTCCTGCTCGGCGCAAGCGCCGATCGGCGGATAAGGGCGGAGAAACGGGGGCATTTCGACGGATGAGCGGACGGCTCGCGCGCGTGTCACGCAAGCCGTCCGCAATCCGATCGACGTGCGGCTTCAGAAGCCGACGTAGGGCGCGGGACCGCCGCTCGCGGTCTGATCGAGGTGGTAGTACACATGGCGGCCGTAAAAGAACGGCAGACCGAGGTCGAAGCTGGCGCTGCCGCCGATCTGCCCGGCGAGGTTGTTGAACGCGAAGTTGCTGCCGGTGGCGAACAGCGTCTGCGCACTCAGGATGCCGATGCTCGCGTCCGCCGACACTTTGTTCAGCCCCACCAACGTGACCGTGCGAGTCTGTGCCGACGACGGGCAATAGAAGCCCGCGAATTGGCTGCCGCACAGCGCGAGCGTGCTATCGCCGAAGAAATACGCGTTCGAGCCGGAATCGAGGAACGCCTGGACGGTCGTGCCGTTGAAGGTGCTGTTGTTGAGGTCGCCAAATGGGTCGGTCGTGAAGACCTGCGACGCGGCAAGCGCGTTGTTCCCCTGTGTGCCGATGCCGAACACCAGCGTGCCGGTCGCCGACGCCTGTCCTGTGTTCGACACCGGCGCCATTTGCACGATCACGCCGTTGTTGTCGAGCGGAAACTTCGCGACCGGATTCGTCACCTGCTGATCTGTCGTGACTTGAGTGCGTGCGCACGACGTACCGCCAGGGCAGGCGAAGTAGTTGCTGTAGGTCCCCGCCTTGGTCGGGTCCGCGCACGTCGCGCCGCAATCGTTCAGCGCGGTGCCGATGCCGAGAATGCCATTGGCGCCGAGATCGCTAGCCGTGTTCTGCGCCGCGCCATTGCCGCAGCCGGGCGTGGGCGCCGTGCTCACGTTGTCGCCGATGGTCTGGATCGGGATGGCGGTCGTCGTCGTTTCGCTGCCGATCGTCACGGTCGCGGTGCGCACGCTGCCCCACGTGAAGCCGTCCGCGAAGGTTGCGCATTCGGCTAGTTTGGCACCGCCGTTGCCGGACGTGCTGACCGGCAGCGCGCCGAGCAAGGTCGAATTCAGCGCCGAGCTGACCACGCGCAAGCCGAACGAGCCGGTGTCGACCTGGATGTTGCCGATCGTCTGGCAGTTAGTGGTCGAGCCTGGCGCACAGATCGTCACGCTGACGGTCGGGATGTTGATGACACCGGAAACGCCGCGGCCGACCGTGATCGGCACGGTGTTCGACGCGTTGGCGGAGATCGGCTGCTGGGTCGGGCTGGCAGGCAGCGAACCGCCGTTCAGCCCGTTCGACGAGTTGCTGCCACTGCTGGAGCTGGCGTTGCTATCGCCACTGTCGCCGCCTCCGCCGCAGGCGACGAGCGTCGCCGTGAGCAGCACGGCAAGCGCGGCCTGCATCCAGCCTTTGATGTTCGCGGTCGTGAGCATGGTTCGCATCGTGGTCCTCGCCGTTACTGGATGTCGGAACCGCTGACGCCGGCCGGCAGCTCGGAGGGCAGCCATGCGACGCCGCTGAACGCGCCCATATGGCCGCCCGAGCGCACCACGAGCCCGCTGTCGTCGACGGCAACCGGTCCGCGCGCATTGCCGCGCGCGGCGCGAACGGCCTTCACGCCGGCGACGTACTGCGGAAAATAACTGCCGAGCAGATCACTGAGATCGGGCATTTGCGGGCCGTGCCACGAAATGCCGAATACCGCGCCGCTCGCGCTCAGATATTCGCGCACCACGGTGCCGTTGCCGAACGTGGTCTCGCGTACCGTGTAGGAAGCGGATGCGGAGGCTGTGGAAGAGGCCGCGCTCGCTTGCGACCGCATGACACTTTGCGTCGCGCCGCTGGCGGGCTGCACCACGCGGGACGACACCGAGGCGTCGGACGGCGGCGTAAGCGGCGCGCTGCCCAGCGCCGCATGGGCGGACTGCGCGGCCGTCAGGGCCAATAACGAACACGGCAACACGAGCGCCGTGACTCTCCCGGCGCGACCAATACGACTCCACATAACGATGCTCCTCCCGAGCCGCGGCACGCTTCACCGATTGCGCGAACCGGCCGCTTGTAGGCAAATGATACGGCACCGCCGCGGCCGCGACGCTGAGGGGTCCGCCTCACCGGGCGACCGCCCGCCGTTGCGCGGCGGGGTGCCGTACCGCTTCGACCTCGTAGTATGCCTGCGGATTCTTTCAGCCGGCGCAAGGCGCGCGCGCCCGGCTTACCGGCTATTACTAGCAGGAAACGGTACGGAAGAGTGGTATTCGGCGCGCATTGAACGCGTGTTTGGCGCGAATCGCGGAGAAACCATCAGCCCGGCACGCTTGCCGGGCCGAATCGAATCGGTCGATCAGAAGCCCACATACGGCGACTGGCCGCCGCTGGCGGTGTTGTCGATGCCGTAGTACACGGCACGGCCGTAGAAGAACGGCAAACCGAGATTGAAGCTGCCGCCACCCGGCGCGGCGAGATCGTTGAACGCGTAGGCGGTGCTGTTGCCGAACAGCGTCGTCGCGCTCACGACGTCGATGCTCGCGCTCGCCGATACCTTGTCGATTCCGACCAGCGTGAGCGAGCGGGTCTGCGCGGTGGGCGGACAATAGTAGCCGCCACACTGGGCGAGCGAGCTATCGCTGAACAGGTAGGCGGTCGTTCCCGAATCGATGAGCGCCGGCACCGTCCTGCCGTTGAACACACTGTTGTTCAGGTTGCCGTACGGGTCGGTCTTGAAGACGTGCGATGCGGCGAGCGGGTTGTCCGACTGCGTGCCGATCCCGAACACCAGTGTGCCGGTCGCCGTGGCAGCGCCGGTGTTTGCCACCGGTGCCATCCGGACGATCACACCGTTGTTGTCCACCGGGAAGTGCGCGACCGGATTGGCCACTTGCTGCGCGAGCGGCGCCGCCGTGCGGGTGCAGGACGTCCCGCCCGGGCACGCGAAGTAGTTGCTGTAGTTCGCGGCGGTGGCGGCGTTCGCGCAGGTTGCGCCGCAATCGACAGGCGCGGTGCCGACGCCGAGAATGCCGTTCTCGTGAAGCGTGGCGACCGTGTTTTGCGGCGAGCCGCCATCATTGCTGCAGCCAGGCCCGGGCACCGTGCTCGCGCTCTTGTCGCCGATGATCTGCATCGGGATGCTGGTCGTGGTCATCTCGCCGCCGACCGTGATGGTGGCGGTGCGCACCGTGCCCCACGTGTAGCTGTCAGCGCCGAACTCCGCGCACTCGGCAAGCTGCGCGCCGCTGCTGCCTATCGTGCTGACCGGCAGCGCCTTCAGCAACGACGGGTTCAGCACCGAACTGACCACCCGCAATCCAAACGAGCCGGTATCGAGCAGGATGTTGTCGATGGTCTGGCAGTGGGCGGCGGAGCCGGGCGCGCAAATCGTCACGCTGATCATCGGCGTGTTGATGGCGCCGCTCACCCCATGGCTGACCGTGATCGGCACCGTGTTCACGGCAGTCGTAACCGTTGGCGGCTGGCTCGGGCTGGTGGGCGGCGAACCGTTGTTCAGCGCGCTCGGCGAATTGCCGCTCGCGCTTGAACCAGGACTGGCGAGCGGCGGCGAACCGCTGTTCTGCGCGCCCGGCGAGTTGCGGCTGGCGTTGGAACTGGCGGCGGAGGGGCCGGAATCGCCTCCTCCTCCGCCGCAGGCGGCGAGCGTCGCCACGAGCATCGTGGCCAAAGCGCTCCGCATCCAACCGATGACCGTCGCAGGCTTGTGCAGGTTTCGCATCGTCGTCCTCGCCGTCATTCGATGTCGGAACCGCTGACGCCCACGGGTAGCGCGGGTGTCAGCCACACCTGACCGCTAAGCGCGCCCATATGGCCGCCCGAGCGCGCGACCAGACCGTTCCGCTCGACAGCGACAGGACCGCGTCCGCCGCCGCGCGCCGCCTTGGCGGCCTGCGCGCCGGCAATGTACTGCGGGAAATAGCTGCCGAGCAGATCGCTCAGATCGGGCATTCGCGGACCATGCCACGCGACGCCGAAGACCGCGCCTCGGGCATCGAGATATTCGCGGATCACGGTACCGTTGGCGAGCGCGGTCTCACGCACGGTGTAGGACGAAGTAGCGCGGGAAGCGATGCGGGAAGAAACCGACGCATCGAGGGGCGGCGTTATCGGTGCGCCGCCGAGTTCCGCATAAGCGGACCGAGCGGCCAATAAGGCCAATGAAACCAGCGCCGTAACTTTCCCGGCGCGACGGACACGACTCCACATGACGAGGCTCCTCTCCGACTGCGGCCGCGGTCCACGCATCGCGCAAACCCGCTGCCGACTGGCAGACGATCGCCGCATCAACGGGAAAGGCGCGCGATTTTCGTGCCCCTCGCCCTGCGGCGCGTCCTGGAAATAGGCATTAGAGCTAAAGCCGCGCAGATTTCTGTGACGTTTTGTCAACCAGAGAGATATCCCGCCGTTGCCTCGCGGGGAGCCCCCTCACCGGGCAAGCACCCGGTGTCGTTTCGGCCGGAGAAAGCCGGGCCGCTTTCGCGGCCTGTAGCATGCCTGGTCCGCCTCAGAAGCCGAGGCTTGCAAGCAGGTCATCGACCTGCGATTGATCCTGCACCACGTCCGTCTTGCCTTCCGGATTGATCTGCGGGCCGTTGAGCAGATGCTCCGGGCTGCCCGTCGACGACACCTCGGCCGCGAGCGCCGCTGCGTTCGCCGCGAACTGTTCGCGCCGTTCGAGCGCGATGTTCTCGACCAGCACGCCGAGCAATTGCTGCTCGATCAGATAGACGACGTCGGTGATCTTCTTGATCACCTGGCCGGTCAGGTCCTGGAAGTCCTGCGCGAGCATGATCTCCATCAGCTGCGAGTTGGTCGCGCCGGTCGCCTCGGGCACGCCGCGCAGAAAGCTGCGGGTGTCGTTCATCAGCGCGCGCACTTCCTCGCGCTCGATCGGCGCCGCGTACCACTGTTCCCAGCGCGCGTCGAGCGTGCCCGCGTCTTTCTGCAACTGCTCCTGGATCGGCTTCGCGACGTCGATCGCCGACAGCACGCGCTCGGCGGCCTGCTCGGTCATGTTGGCGATGTACTTCAGGCGATCGCGTGCATCGGGCACGGCTTCGGCCGCCCGCTCGACATGCTTGTCGAGCCCGAGCTCGCGCATCGAATCGCGCAGCGTGCGCGTCAGTTGTCCGATGCGCGCGAGGATGCGGTCCGACGTGAAGTCGCCGCTGTCGTGGCCCGTTTCGGCGCCAGGCGTTTGGGTCGGCGGCGTCACATCAGCTCCCGGCTTTCGCCATCTTCTCGAGGATCTTGTTGAGCTTCTCGTCGAGCGTCGCGGCCGTGAACGGCTTGACGACGTAACCGCTCGCGCCGGCCTGCGCCGCCGCGATGATGTTTTCCTTCTTCGACTCGGCCGTCACCATCAGCACCGGCAAGTGCGTCAGGTTCGCGTCGGCGCGGATTTCCTTCAGCATCGCGAGACCA
Above is a window of Paraburkholderia sprentiae WSM5005 DNA encoding:
- the cheY gene encoding chemotaxis response regulator CheY → MDKGMKILVVDDFPTMRRIVRNLLKELGYANVDEAEDGAAGLARLRSGSYEFVISDWNMPNLDGLAMLKEIRADANLTHLPVLMVTAESKKENIIAAAQAGASGYVVKPFTAATLDEKLNKILEKMAKAGS
- a CDS encoding DUF3443 family protein — encoded protein: MRNLHKPATVIGWMRSALATMLVATLAACGGGGGDSGPSAASSNASRNSPGAQNSGSPPLASPGSSASGNSPSALNNGSPPTSPSQPPTVTTAVNTVPITVSHGVSGAINTPMISVTICAPGSAAHCQTIDNILLDTGSFGLRVVSSVLNPSLLKALPVSTIGSSGAQLAECAEFGADSYTWGTVRTATITVGGEMTTTSIPMQIIGDKSASTVPGPGCSNDGGSPQNTVATLHENGILGVGTAPVDCGATCANAATAANYSNYFACPGGTSCTRTAAPLAQQVANPVAHFPVDNNGVIVRMAPVANTGAATATGTLVFGIGTQSDNPLAASHVFKTDPYGNLNNSVFNGRTVPALIDSGTTAYLFSDSSLAQCGGYYCPPTAQTRSLTLVGIDKVSASASIDVVSATTLFGNSTAYAFNDLAAPGGGSFNLGLPFFYGRAVYYGIDNTASGGQSPYVGF
- a CDS encoding DUF2844 domain-containing protein, yielding MWSRVRRAGKVTALVSLALLAARSAYAELGGAPITPPLDASVSSRIASRATSSYTVRETALANGTVIREYLDARGAVFGVAWHGPRMPDLSDLLGSYFPQYIAGAQAAKAARGGGRGPVAVERNGLVARSGGHMGALSGQVWLTPALPVGVSGSDIE
- the flhB gene encoding flagellar biosynthesis protein FlhB; amino-acid sequence: MAEDSDLEKTESATPRRLQKAREEGQIARSRELSTFALLAAGFYGVWGMSGSIGEHLQNMLRASLTFNHAGAFDTNRMLIGAGAAGREGLYALMPILGFTGLAALLAPMALGGWQLSAKGFEPKFSRLNPIEGLGRMFSINGPIQLGMSLAKTLVVGLIGGTAIWNRHEQFLALATQPLNLALANSVHLIAVCCGMTVAGMFAVAALDVPYQLWTFSKKLRMTKEEVKREHRESEGDPHIKGKIRQQQRAIARRRMMAQVPKADVVVTNPTHFAVALQYTDGEMRAPKVVAKGVNLVAARIREIAAENNVPLLEAPPLARALYHNVDLNREIPGPLYGAVAEVLAWVYQLRRFKAEGGDVPVAPTELDVPPELDKGSVSDEDAADEAADTLNPAAANANTNTSNDDNGASA
- a CDS encoding DUF3443 domain-containing protein, which gives rise to MRTMLTTANIKGWMQAALAVLLTATLVACGGGGDSGDSNASSSSGSNSSNGLNGGSLPASPTQQPISANASNTVPITVGRGVSGVINIPTVSVTICAPGSTTNCQTIGNIQVDTGSFGLRVVSSALNSTLLGALPVSTSGNGGAKLAECATFADGFTWGSVRTATVTIGSETTTTAIPIQTIGDNVSTAPTPGCGNGAAQNTASDLGANGILGIGTALNDCGATCADPTKAGTYSNYFACPGGTSCARTQVTTDQQVTNPVAKFPLDNNGVIVQMAPVSNTGQASATGTLVFGIGTQGNNALAASQVFTTDPFGDLNNSTFNGTTVQAFLDSGSNAYFFGDSTLALCGSQFAGFYCPSSAQTRTVTLVGLNKVSADASIGILSAQTLFATGSNFAFNNLAGQIGGSASFDLGLPFFYGRHVYYHLDQTASGGPAPYVGF
- the cheZ gene encoding protein phosphatase CheZ gives rise to the protein MTPPTQTPGAETGHDSGDFTSDRILARIGQLTRTLRDSMRELGLDKHVERAAEAVPDARDRLKYIANMTEQAAERVLSAIDVAKPIQEQLQKDAGTLDARWEQWYAAPIEREEVRALMNDTRSFLRGVPEATGATNSQLMEIMLAQDFQDLTGQVIKKITDVVYLIEQQLLGVLVENIALERREQFAANAAALAAEVSSTGSPEHLLNGPQINPEGKTDVVQDQSQVDDLLASLGF
- a CDS encoding DUF2844 domain-containing protein; the encoded protein is MWSRIGRAGRVTALVLPCSLLALTAAQSAHAALGSAPLTPPSDASVSSRVVQPASGATQSVMRSQASAASSTASASASYTVRETTFGNGTVVREYLSASGAVFGISWHGPQMPDLSDLLGSYFPQYVAGVKAVRAARGNARGPVAVDDSGLVVRSGGHMGAFSGVAWLPSELPAGVSGSDIQ